TCGCTGGAAATAGAAAAGTTAAAAGTTTCTATAGACGAACTTGAGAAAGAAACTGATGAGCCGAGAGTACTTCAAGGGATAAACTATTTCAGAACCGCAAAAGAAGTTTACCAACTTTCACGGAAAGCATATGAAACAAAAGAGGAAGTGGTCTCTGAAGCTTTAATACTATGGATTTATGAAAACCTATGGAAAGGATTTAATGTTCCCAAGGGATATAGAAAAAGTGATATGGTTATTTTCGGTGCAAAATTTAGTCCTCCACCACCATATGTTGTTCCGAACCTTATAAGAACAATAGTAAACTGGCTAAGGAATGAGAAAACAATAGATGTAGTTAAGAAATCTATTATTTTCCACACGCTATTTGAAGTTATACATCCGTTTCCTGACGGCAACGGAAGAGTGGGAAGAATACTTTTGAATGCAATCCTCGTAGAAAACGGACTCTTAAATGTTGCTTTTAGAAATAGAGAGAAATATATCTCCGCCTTGAGAGAAGCTGAAGAGGGAGCTATAGTAGTTGTTGAAAAACTATCAAGAGGAAGAAAAATAGATTATTCATCTATTACAGAAACTGTAGAGTATTACGGAAACTTAAATGTTTTTGATGAACTAATAAGAACCGAGATGATGCACAGCTTGAAGGTATACTCAAATATAAAGCAAGTTTTCTTAACTCCAGAGGAGGCAGCAAAACTTTTAGGTTTAAAGAATAAGGATTACGTAAGAGTTCTAATCCACAGAGGAAAACTAAAAGCAGTTAAGGAAGAAGGTAAGTGGAAGATACCTCTTTCTGAAGTTGTAAAGAACTTTGAACACAAACTGAAAGGAGAAGAATTCAAACTTGCCAATAATTTGTTCAAAGGTAAACTTAGTCCTTCTTAATTCCCGACAAAGTTGCTCTATCAGAAAGTTTTACCAGAAAGTCCTATATATAGGACAACTTTTCTACA
This is a stretch of genomic DNA from Aquifex aeolicus VF5. It encodes these proteins:
- a CDS encoding Fic family protein, producing the protein MTYQNGVEVLLEEFLDYLTKEETICSLEIEKLKVSIDELEKETDEPRVLQGINYFRTAKEVYQLSRKAYETKEEVVSEALILWIYENLWKGFNVPKGYRKSDMVIFGAKFSPPPPYVVPNLIRTIVNWLRNEKTIDVVKKSIIFHTLFEVIHPFPDGNGRVGRILLNAILVENGLLNVAFRNREKYISALREAEEGAIVVVEKLSRGRKIDYSSITETVEYYGNLNVFDELIRTEMMHSLKVYSNIKQVFLTPEEAAKLLGLKNKDYVRVLIHRGKLKAVKEEGKWKIPLSEVVKNFEHKLKGEEFKLANNLFKGKLSPS